Proteins from a single region of Ensifer adhaerens:
- a CDS encoding glycine zipper domain-containing protein produces the protein MKKAIALVLVALSVASCTQTEKGAGIGAVSGAIIGGAVTGDVRGAAVGAAIGGVSGAVIGNVTEQPGQCYYRDRYGRRYIDSCPR, from the coding sequence ATGAAGAAAGCCATCGCACTTGTGCTGGTCGCCCTGTCGGTCGCAAGCTGCACCCAGACGGAAAAAGGTGCTGGCATCGGTGCCGTTTCCGGCGCGATCATTGGCGGCGCGGTCACCGGCGACGTCCGTGGCGCAGCGGTCGGCGCAGCCATCGGCGGCGTTTCCGGCGCAGTCATCGGCAACGTCACCGAGCAGCCTGGCCAGTGCTACTACCGCGACCGCTACGGCCGCCGCTACATCGACTCCTGCCCGCGCTAA